One region of Methanomicrobia archaeon genomic DNA includes:
- a CDS encoding NAD(P)/FAD-dependent oxidoreductase: MQTERYDLVVVGAGPAGSSTAKTAAEQGLDVLLIERNAEIGVPVRCAEGVSKEIEQFVEIDQRWVCTAPRGMILYGPDGTAIVLSVADGTELGYVVDRRLFDKALAQQAAHAGAEVRVKTRASGLIRADGGVNGVYATTTGEPVRICADVVVGADGVESQIGRWAGLDTCLPLSEIAICAQYLMCNITVNTAFYETYFGSAIAPKGYAWIFPKGPDSANIGLGISGDMSGESRRARDYLDVFVSTRFPEGTILAKSYGAVPLSGPVYETVANGLLLVGDAARHVNPANGGGILQALQGGAIAGEVIANAIRARDVSKRGLQGYEKRWRREFGKVLTAGLRLKQVLTRLDDPALTQFFHSLGGEIMVKEYSERACMKELLIRKNPRVLVSLLRLLF; this comes from the coding sequence ATGCAGACGGAGCGTTACGATCTCGTGGTGGTCGGTGCGGGACCTGCAGGCAGTTCCACGGCGAAGACGGCTGCGGAGCAGGGCCTTGATGTGCTCTTGATCGAGCGGAATGCGGAGATCGGCGTGCCAGTGCGGTGCGCGGAAGGTGTGAGCAAAGAGATCGAGCAGTTCGTCGAGATCGACCAGCGGTGGGTATGCACAGCGCCACGTGGCATGATCCTCTACGGCCCGGATGGCACCGCGATTGTGCTCTCCGTGGCAGACGGAACGGAGCTAGGCTACGTCGTTGATCGGCGGCTCTTTGATAAAGCACTGGCGCAACAAGCAGCGCACGCCGGCGCGGAGGTACGTGTAAAGACGCGCGCTTCTGGACTCATCAGGGCGGATGGCGGTGTGAACGGAGTCTACGCAACCACAACCGGCGAGCCGGTGCGTATCTGCGCGGATGTGGTTGTGGGCGCAGACGGTGTGGAATCGCAGATCGGTCGCTGGGCCGGGCTGGATACGTGTTTACCGCTATCGGAAATCGCGATCTGTGCGCAATATCTCATGTGCAATATCACGGTCAACACCGCTTTTTATGAAACGTACTTCGGCAGCGCCATCGCTCCGAAAGGCTACGCGTGGATCTTCCCTAAGGGTCCGGATAGCGCGAATATTGGCCTGGGTATCAGCGGCGATATGTCAGGTGAATCGCGTCGCGCACGTGATTATCTCGATGTGTTCGTTTCCACGCGGTTCCCTGAGGGCACCATTCTCGCGAAGAGCTATGGCGCGGTGCCGCTGAGCGGCCCGGTCTACGAGACGGTCGCCAACGGCCTGCTTCTGGTTGGCGACGCCGCACGACACGTGAATCCCGCCAATGGCGGCGGCATCCTCCAGGCACTCCAGGGTGGCGCGATTGCAGGCGAGGTCATTGCGAACGCGATTCGTGCGCGAGACGTCTCCAAACGGGGTTTACAGGGTTACGAGAAGCGGTGGCGGCGCGAATTCGGGAAAGTCCTGACTGCGGGCCTGCGGCTGAAGCAGGTTCTGACGCGGTTGGATGACCCTGCACTCACCCAGTTCTTTCACTCTCTGGGCGGTGAGATCATGGTCAA
- a CDS encoding type II toxin-antitoxin system HicB family antitoxin encodes MTKQRFIVVIEKDEDGVFIGTVPAVKGCYCYGKTLDELMANLKEAIETHLDAFRAEEQEFPVTSVRFPK; translated from the coding sequence ATGACAAAGCAACGCTTTATCGTGGTAATCGAGAAAGATGAGGATGGCGTTTTTATTGGTACTGTTCCTGCAGTAAAGGGCTGCTATTGTTATGGGAAGACGCTCGACGAACTCATGGCGAATCTGAAAGAGGCAATTGAAACACATCTCGATGCTTTTCGAGCAGAAGAACAGGAATTTCCCGTTACTAGTGTAAGATTTCCAAAATAA